In Anolis carolinensis isolate JA03-04 unplaced genomic scaffold, rAnoCar3.1.pri scaffold_14, whole genome shotgun sequence, the following proteins share a genomic window:
- the ciart gene encoding circadian-associated transcriptional repressor — MAIMESSHSISSRESLYSVESEEEEEDHQHCGEFEDFISDSGSDTEKEPVRTDRRGCFFSPRSRSGRTNPALLCPKRRSRKPLDSLAPAKPQPLSPCCRYPVAAEGEYCKRLTDTERSPLRPVPSPNRLETGSGRKRSSGTLGGGRSFTAQLSAQGKKRQRNEETEDRERSRSSCWTEKDHLFAQKCWELQGFVRPLMELLHRLRMGRLNRGLSSFQQSVAMDRIQRIIGVLQKPEMGERYLGTLLQVERMLKVWFPHVSLKDSYVNNSIEGEAEERCKMAKGGTKGGKHVQGSRESPPTEELLQTHLTDSDSPDHKAEEEEPPRFQGDWPAMNMTWIHTSPISNPPLGQAGFGQTSAAFGQAFLHPPTQAYGVVVFLQDPTAPGASVHTASLASVPSCCRSEMPLPSPGGPPRCQSMPSATRPVGCYPRGGTLSRLSRSLPNLPASSTVLEGLKMPAHHCTS; from the exons ATGGCGATCATGGAGTCCTCTCACAGCATCTCTTCCAGAGAGTCTTTGTATTCAGTTgagagtgaggaggaggaggaggaccatcAACACTGTGGCGAGTTCGAGGATTTTATTTCGGACAGTGGGAGCGACACAGAGAAGGAGCCGGTGCGGACAGACAGACGGGGCTGTTTCTTCTCACCGCGGTCGAGATCGGGGCGGACTAACCCGGCACTGCTTTGCCCCAAGCGCCGTTCCCGGAAGCCATTGGACTCCTTGGCGCCTGCGAAGCCCCAGCCCTTGTCCCCCTGCTGCCGTTACCCGGTGGCTGCCGAGGGCGAGTACTGCAAGCGTTTGACCGATACCGAAAGGAGCCCGCTCCGGCCGGTCCCCAGTCCAAACCGATTGGAAACGGGCAGCGGGCGGAAGCGGTCAAGCGGCACTTTGGGGGGCGGCCGGTCTTTCACAGCCCAGTTGTCCGCACAAGGGAAGAAGAGGCAGCGGAATGAGGAAACGGAGGACCGGGAACGTTCGCGGTCTTCTTGTTGGACTGAGAAGGACCACCTCTTCGCGCAAAAG TGTTGGGAACTTCAGGGCTTCGTCCGGCCTTTGATGGAGCTCCTTCACCGACTGAGGATGGGCCGCTTGAACCGAG GGCTTAGCAGCTTCCAGCAAAGTGTGGCCATGGACAGGATCCAGCGGATAATCGGCGTCCTGCAGAAACCAGAAATGGG GGAGCGATATCTAGGCACATTGCTGCAGGTGGAGAGGATGCTGAAGGTCTGGTTCCCTCATGTTTCTTTAAAGGACTCCTATGTCAACAACAGCATTGAGGGTGAAGCAGAGGAACGGTGCAAGATGGCAAAGGGGGGAACCAAAGGGGGGAAACATGTCCAGGGCTCAAGGGAAAGCCCCCCGACAGAGGAGCTCCTCCAGACACACCTCACGGACTCAGACTCACCAGACCACAAAGCTGAGGAGGAGGAGCCACCACGCTTCCAGGGAGATTGGCCGGCCATGAACATGACCTGGATCCACACCTCGCCCATTTCCAATCCTCCTTTAGGGCAAGCGGGCTTTGGCCAGACAAGCGCCGCCTTCGGGCAGGCCTTCCTGCACCCGCCCACACAGGCCTATGGAGTGGTTGTCTTCCTCCAGGACCCCACTGCTCCTGGGGCCTCCGTCCACACTGCATCCCTGGCCTCCGTCCCATCTTGCTGCCGCTCTGAGATGCCGCTCCCAAGCCCCGGGGGGCCCCCTCGGTGCCAGAGCATGCCAAGCGCCACAAGGCCGGTGGGATGCTACCCCAGAGGAGGGACCCTCAGCCGCCTCTCGCGGTCTCTGCCCAACCTGCCTGCGTCCAGCACGGTATTGGAGGGACTGAAAATGCCTGCGCATCACTGCACTTCCTGA